DNA from Rubrobacter naiadicus:
GGCGCTCTCCGGGTACGAGGTCGAGGACTCCTACCGCGAGGAGGCCGCACGAGCCGTAGAGGAGTGGGACCGGGAGGTGGAGCGGCTCTGCAACCTCGGGCACGAACCGCTCCCGGCGCAGAGCGAGATAATCGGGGCGGTGAACGCCTTCTCCGGGCCCCGTGACGTGGTCGTCTGCGCCGCGGGCTCGATGCCGGGGGACCTGCTCAGGCTCTGGCGCACCCGCGACCCCAAGGGCTACCACGTCGAGTACGGCTACTCGTGCATGGGATACGAGATAGCCGGCGGTCTCGGGGTTAAGATGGCCGACCCCTCGCGCGAGGTCTACGTGATGGTGGGCGACGGCTCCTACCTGATGATGAACGCCGAGATCGCAACCTCCATCCAGGAGGGTTACAAGCTCACCATCGTCCTGGTGGACAACGCGGGCTTCTCCTCGATCGGCTCCCTCTCCCGCTCGGTCGGCGCCGAGGGGTTCGGCACCCACTACCGCTACCGCAAAGACGGCTCGATCGGCCTGGACACCGAGGAGTCCCCCGGAGAGGTGCTGCCCGTCGACCTGGCCAGAAACGCCGAGTCTCTGGGCGCACACGTCATACGGGCGAAGACCGTGGGGGAACTCAAGGGCGCCCTGGCCGAGGCGAAGGAGGTGGAGAGGACCGTCGTGATCCACATACCCGCAGACCGCTACGAGGGCGTGCCGAACTACGAGTCGTGGTGGGACGTGCCGGTCGCCGAGGTCTCCGGCAGGGAGCCGGTACGAAAGGCACGCCGGGAGTACGAGGAGAACAGGCGCCTACAGCGCCGCTACCTGTGAGGAGGTGGGTCTTTGCCGGAGATCGTCGTCCCCAGCCGCGCCGAGCCCGACCCGGACGGCACCCTCGTCCGGGTGACCCCGGAGTCCGCCGGGTGGGGCTGGGTGGGCTTCGAGGTCGTGAGGCTCGAGGGCCCGGGGATCCTGAAACGCGACAACGAGGGCCAGGAGGTCTGCCTGGTGCCGCTCTCGGGGACCATCCGGGTCTCCGGGGAGGCGGGAAGCTGGGAAGAGGTGGGAGGCCGCAAGAACGTCTTCGACGGGCTGCCGCACGGTCTCTACCTCCCGCCCGACGTCTCCTACACCGTGGAGGCGACGACGGGGCCGGCCGAGGTCGCCCTGTGCTGGTCCCCGGCCGAGCGTGGGGCGGAGCCGCTGCTCGTCGGTCCGGACGACATAGAGGTCGAGCGGCGCGGGAGCGGCGCCTTCGAGCGGGAGGTACGCCCCATCCTGATGGCCGACCGTCCTGCCGAGCACCTGCTCGTCGTCGAGGTCATCACCCCGCAGGGCCACTGGTCGAGCTACCCGCCGCACAAGCACGACGTCGAGGACCCGCCGCGTGAGACCTACCTGGAGGAGACCTACTACCACCGCATGAGACCGGAGAAAGGCTTCGCGCTGCAGCGGGTCTACAGCGGGGACCGATCCCTCGACGAGA
Protein-coding regions in this window:
- the iolB gene encoding 5-deoxy-glucuronate isomerase codes for the protein MPEIVVPSRAEPDPDGTLVRVTPESAGWGWVGFEVVRLEGPGILKRDNEGQEVCLVPLSGTIRVSGEAGSWEEVGGRKNVFDGLPHGLYLPPDVSYTVEATTGPAEVALCWSPAERGAEPLLVGPDDIEVERRGSGAFEREVRPILMADRPAEHLLVVEVITPQGHWSSYPPHKHDVEDPPRETYLEETYYHRMRPEKGFALQRVYSGDRSLDETVSVRDGDVVLVPKGYHTVSAPPGYDLYYLNVMAGPVREWAISNDPDHEWLLK